The following are encoded in a window of Rosa chinensis cultivar Old Blush chromosome 4, RchiOBHm-V2, whole genome shotgun sequence genomic DNA:
- the LOC112196354 gene encoding COP1-interacting protein 7, with translation MRSSTRLDSALFQLTPTRTRCDLVISANGKMEKIASGLLDPFLSHLKTAQEQMAKGGYSIILEPESGSDAAWFTKSTVERFVRFVSTPEVLERVYTLESEILQIEEAITIQGNHDMGFNPVEDNHGKPMDSIEGNRPVPDTNEEKAIVLYEAGARKPEANGSAAQEENSKVQLLKVLETRKKMLQKEQGMAFARAVAAGFDVDHLPPLISFAECFGASRLMDACRRYKELWKRKHETGQWLEIEAAEAMSNRADFSAMNASGIVLSSMTNKPNELAENNGKATSADEKPPLEHQPSLSHQEYFPGQFPHQMFPPWPVHSPGALPVYPPYPMQGMPYYQNYPGNSPFFQPPYPTAEDPRLDQSQKMKQKRHSMDGSPDNDESEAWEIDALRTRSSDDTELERESRKKSSRSGKKKSGTVVIRNINYITSKGKNSSDGESQSGSDSQTDEEDGNLQDGILEVMNSLKSTKRKGNHTQSIDKFDSSEKEANGDNWQAFQNFLLRDADEDNRNVDQEMFSMEKKVQQKRRQSNLGDDPLLSGNRHRGESREGSTTDISDFSGNVNRMPKSSNGELLMSVREGQLGHSRIIDGQMDLRSEIDGRRVGYRRTANDDFMIHGQDKQSGFIGSPSDPLAVNGFEHATRSSDRRSSHNMNDDSYIVPLRSMSLDHVESSDRNAIDMDSEFPSEDMTHKIAAQVNYEPDELSLMPQRGAERGSTSYDPALDYEMQVHINGGAALDKKHKDVVSDVKGAKKPSNDKKSKIVQNTSEKKIGGPIRKGKPAKLSPLEEARARAEKLRSFKADLQKMKKEKEEEEIKRLEALKIQRQKRIAARAGSIPAQSPLPSQQTRKQGLTKLSPSSHKGSKFSDSEPGSSSPLQRFPIKTASTGGSTDSQKTAKSSKLNTGSHTAGNRLSRSVSSLPEKKKENSGVTSDPKSSVARIRRLSEPKMPNSNLVSSVKPRNTVTVSKPKASDGSESKKISAIVNYDKSKAASLPELKIRTSKGPAVAQSTSTAKEMSQKDVSVKPTSGGAQLKRNDDKSTHRSDKDDNPVIEKTVLMLEKPSIPIVHAPGGNLEVGKGQHVQEKTKVVSDYAAVWAPVSPLTVDVVDREPIHELLQQQVQSHEALADNSEKETPKFSSNSTVEKPYQAPYVRQSSLEDPCTVNSEYGKAPSTSSETMATGTATIRAYVSESSNKLEKIPEAVEKPQVKESSKGFRRLLKFGRKNHSSSSGERNGEPDNTSMIGSEADDNATNTVSSSEVFTLKNLISQDETSNSSATSKGSRHFSLLSPFRSKTSEKKLTT, from the exons ATGAGGTCTTCCACTCGGCTCGACTCTGCTCTGTTCCAACTCACACCCACTCGGACTAG GTGTGACCTGGTTATATCTGCAAATGGAAAGATGGAGAAGATAGCTTCGGGTTTGTTGGACCCGTTTCTTTCCCACTTGAAGACTGCGCAGGAACAGATGGCCAAGGGGGGCTATTCGATTATTCTCGAGCCGGAGTCTGGCAGTGATGCAGCATGGTTCACAAAGAGTACTGTCGAAAG ATTTGTTCGCTTTGTGAGCACTCCGGAGGTCCTGGAACGTGTGTACACTTTAGAATCTGAGATCCTACAGATTGAGGAGGCTATTACAATTCAAGGAAATCATGATATGGGATTTAATCCT GTAGAGGACAATCATGGAAAACCTATGGACAGCATAGAAG GAAACAGGCCAGTGCCAGATACTAATGAAGAGAAAGCAATAGTTCTTTATGAG GCTGGTGCCCGTAAACCTGAAGCAAATGGTTCCGCTGCACAAGAGGAGAACTCAAA AGTTCAGCTTCTAAAAGTTCTGGAGACACGCAAAAAAATGCTGCAGAAAGAGCAAGGTATGGCTTTTGCTCGTGCTGTAGCGGCAGGTTTTGACGTTGATCATCTGCCACCATTAATATCATTTGCTGAATGCTTTGGGGCTTCACGCTTGAT GGATGCTTGTAGAAGATATAAGGAACTGTGGAAACGAAAGCATGAGACTGGCCAATGGCTTGAAATTGAAGCAGCTGAAGCAATGTCTAACCGAGCAGACTTCTCTGCCATGAATGCATCGGGCATAGTGCTTTCAAGTATGACCAACAAGCCAAATGAGTTGGCAGAGAATAATGGAAAAGCTACTTCTGCAG ATGAAAAGCCTCCCTTGGAGCACCAACCATCGTTAAGCCACCAAGAATATTTTCCAGGCCAGTTTCCCCATCAGATGTTCCCTCCCTGGCCTGTTCATTCTCCAGGTGCATTGCCAGTCTATCCACCATATCCCATGCAAGGCATGCCCTACTATCAGAATTACCCTGGAAATAGCCCATTTTTTCAGCCTCCTTATCCAACAGCAGAGGATCCGAGACTCGATCAAAGTCAAAAAATGAAACAGAAAAGGCATTCCATGGATGGTAGTCCCGACAATGATGAATCAGAAGCCTGGGAGATAGACGCTTTGAGAACAAGATCGTCAGATGATACAGAGTTGGAGAGGGAATCACGAAAGAAGTCTAGCCGCTCTGGTAAAAAGAAATCAGGCACGGTTGTCATTCGGAATATTAATTACATCACCTCAAAGGGGAAAAATTCTTCTGACGGAGAATCTCAATCAGGTTCTGACTCTCAAACTGATGAGGAAGATGGAAATCTGCAGGATGGAATTCTGGAGGTTATGAATTCTCTTAAATcaaccaaaagaaaaggaaaccaCACACAATCTATAGATAAATTTGATTCATCTGAGAAGGAAGCAAATGGGGACAACTGGCAGGCCTTTCAAAATTTCTTactcagagatgctgatgaagACAATCGCAATGTTGACCAAGAAATGTTTTCTATGGAAAAGAAGGTCCAACAAAAAAGACGACAAAGTAACCTTGGGGATGATCCTTTACTTTCTGGCAATCGACATAGGGGGGAAAGTCGAGAAGGAAGCACAACAGATATAAGTGACTTTAGTGGAAATGTTAATCGCATGCCGAAGTCATCAAATGGTGAATTGTTAATGTCAGTAAGAGAGGGCCAGTTGGGTCACAGTAGGATCATAGATGGCCAAATGGATTTACGTTCAGAAATAGATGGCAGAAGGGTTGGCTATAGGAGGACTGCCAATGATGATTTTATGATTCATGGACAAGATAAGCAGTCTGGTTTTATAGGTTCACCATCCGATCCACTTGCTGTAAATGGATTCGAGCATGCAACCCGTAGTTCAGATAGaaggtcatcacacaacatgaATGATGATTCCTACATAGTTCCGTTACGTTCAATGTCACTAGATCATGTTGAAAGCAGCGACAGAAATGCTATTGATATGGACTCTGAGTTCCCATCTGAAGACATGACTCATAAGATTGCGGCCCAAGTTAATTATGAGCCAGATGAGTTGAGTTTAATGCCCCAGCGTGGTGCAGAAAGGGGTTCAACAAGCTATGACCCTGCTTTAGATTATGAAATGCAGGTTCATATAAATGGTGGTGCTGCTCTGGATAAGAAACATAAGGATGTGGTGAGTGACGTTAAAGGGGCTAAGAAGCCTAGCAATGACAAGAAATCTAAGATCGTTCAAAATACTTCTGAAAAGAAGATTGGGGGGCCAATAAGAAAAGGAAAGCCCGCAAAGTTGAGTCCTTTGGAGGAAGCACGAGCACGAGCTGAGAAACTAAGAAGCTTTAAAGCCGATCTtcagaaaatgaagaaagaaaag gaagaagaagagatcaaACGACTTGAAGCTTTAAAGATACAGAGGCAAAAGAGGATTGCTGCTAGAGCCGGTAGCATCCCTGCTCAGTCACCATTGCCCTCACAGCAAACCAGGAAACAAGGGCTGACAAAACTATCACCAAGCTCTCACAAAGGATCAAAATTTAGTGATTCAGAGCCAGGATCATCATCTCCTCTACAAAGGTTCCCCATCAAAACTGCATCTACGGGCGGCTCTACTGATTCTCAGAAAACTGCCAAATCTAGCAAACTGAATACTGGAAGCCACACGGCTGGAAACAGGTTAAGCCGGTCTGTATCTTCATTGCctgaaaaaaagaaggaaaactcCGGTGTTACAAGTGATCCCAAGTCATCTGTGGCACGAATTAGAAGATTATCAGAGCCTAAGATGCCTAACAGCAATCTTGTTTCTTCAGTTAAGCCACGGAACACTGTAACAGTATCAAAGCCAAAAGCATCTGATGGGTCTGAGAGCAAGAAAATATCTGCTATCGTGAATTATGACAAAAGCAAGGCTGCTAGCCTTCCAGAATTGAAAATCAGAACATCCAAGGGACCTGCTGTTGCACAGAGCACATCAACAGCCAAAGAAATGAGCCAGAAAGATGTTTCAGTGAAACCTACCTCTGGAGGTGCTCAACTGAAGAGGAATGATGACAAAAGTACACATCGTAGTGATAAAGATGACAATCCAGTAATTGAAAAAACTGTTCTGATGCTTGAGAAACCTTCCATTCCTATTGTACATGCACCTGGAGGAAATTTGGAGGTTGGAAAGGGACAGCATGTTCAGGAGAAAACAAAGGTGGTATCAGATTATGCTGCTGTTTGGGCACCAGTTTCACCACTTACAGTAGATGTAGTCGATAGAGAACCCATTCATGAGCTATTACAGCAGCAGGTTCAATCTCATGAG GCCCTGGCGGATAATTCAGAGAAGGAAACCCCAAAGTTTTCCAGCAATAGTACTGTTGAAAAACCATATCAAGCCCCTTATGTGCGGCAATCCTCACTGGAAGATCCATGTACTGTGAATTCTGAGTATGGAAAAGCACCCTCAACAAGCTCAGAAACCATGGCAACAGGCACAGCAACTATTAGAGCATATGTATCTGAGTCTAGTAACAAGCTAGAAAAGATACCAGAAGCTGTTGAAAAGCCCCAGGTGAAGGAATCATCAAAAGGGTTTAGACGGCTGTTAAAGTTTGGAAGAAAGAACCATAGCTCATCATCAGGTGAACGTAACGGTGAACCAGATAATACCAGCATGATTGGTTCTGAAGCAGATGATAACGCGACAAACACTGTTTCTTCTAGTGAAG TCTTTACATTAAAGAATCTGATATCGCAAGATGAAACTTCCAATTCCTCTGCTACATCAAAGG GTTCTCGCCATTTCTCCTTGTTGTCCCCATTCCGAAGCAAAACTAGTGAAAAGAAGCTGACAACATGA